The following are encoded together in the Adhaeribacter arboris genome:
- a CDS encoding Gfo/Idh/MocA family protein yields MSEEKDLQNTFPHLSRRGFFKGSAALLGGALISQLPFETNAYARYGADDTIKVALIGCGGRGTGAAIQALSTQGKVKLVAMADAFRDRLDESFTAVSTKFPDKSRVDVPEKNKFVGFDAYKKAIPLADVVILATPPGFRPIHFEEAVNAGKHIFMEKPVATDGPGVRRVLAAAEIAKKKNLNVVVGLQRRYQNAYLETIKRINDGAIGDITSAQAYWHNAGVWVRPRKEGQTEMEYQMRNWYYFNWLCGDHILEQHIHNIDVVNWVKNDYPVSAQGMGGRQVRNGKDHGEIFDHHYVEFTYADGTIFNSQCRHQPGTMNRVEEVFVGTKGRATLSGDGKGIVTDLKGGSIYNHRSKNDPDPYQTEHDKLFAAIRSGSVINNAEYGAKSTMTAILGRNATYSGQVIKWDDALNTQISIMPEKFAWDAPTPTKPDANGNYPIPTPGVTRVI; encoded by the coding sequence ATGAGCGAAGAAAAAGACCTCCAAAACACGTTTCCCCATCTATCGCGGCGGGGTTTCTTTAAAGGATCAGCGGCCCTTTTAGGAGGGGCACTCATTAGCCAACTTCCGTTCGAAACCAATGCCTATGCCCGCTACGGTGCCGACGATACCATTAAAGTAGCCTTAATTGGCTGCGGTGGCCGGGGTACCGGCGCTGCCATTCAGGCGTTGAGCACCCAAGGCAAAGTGAAATTAGTAGCTATGGCCGATGCTTTCCGCGACCGGCTCGACGAAAGTTTTACCGCCGTTTCTACTAAGTTTCCGGATAAAAGCCGGGTTGATGTACCGGAAAAAAATAAGTTTGTTGGCTTCGATGCTTACAAAAAAGCTATTCCTTTAGCTGATGTAGTTATCTTAGCAACGCCTCCTGGTTTCCGACCTATTCATTTTGAAGAAGCGGTGAATGCGGGCAAGCACATTTTTATGGAAAAACCCGTTGCTACCGATGGCCCTGGGGTTCGTAGAGTATTAGCTGCCGCTGAAATAGCCAAAAAGAAAAATTTAAATGTGGTGGTTGGGTTACAGCGTCGTTACCAGAATGCTTACCTCGAAACTATTAAGCGCATTAACGATGGCGCCATTGGCGATATAACCAGTGCGCAGGCGTATTGGCACAATGCCGGAGTATGGGTACGTCCCCGGAAAGAAGGCCAAACCGAAATGGAATACCAAATGCGGAATTGGTACTACTTTAACTGGCTTTGCGGCGACCATATTTTAGAGCAGCACATTCATAATATCGACGTGGTAAACTGGGTGAAAAATGATTATCCGGTATCGGCCCAAGGAATGGGTGGCCGCCAGGTGCGGAACGGAAAAGACCACGGGGAGATTTTTGACCACCACTACGTTGAATTTACTTACGCCGATGGTACAATATTTAACAGCCAATGCCGCCACCAGCCGGGCACTATGAACCGCGTTGAAGAAGTGTTTGTAGGAACAAAAGGTCGCGCTACGCTCTCTGGCGACGGAAAAGGTATTGTTACCGACTTAAAAGGCGGCTCTATTTATAACCACCGTTCTAAAAACGATCCGGATCCGTATCAGACCGAGCACGATAAATTGTTCGCGGCTATCCGGAGCGGCAGCGTTATTAATAACGCCGAATACGGCGCAAAAAGCACCATGACTGCCATTTTAGGTCGTAATGCTACTTATTCCGGACAAGTAATTAAATGGGACGATGCTTTAAATACCCAAATAAGCATTATGCCGGAAAAATTTGCCTGGGATGCTCCTACACCTACTAAACCCGATGCCAACGGAAACTATCCTATCCCGACTCCCGGCGTTACCCGTGTTATTTAA
- a CDS encoding Na+/H+ antiporter, protein MQNTLFFYLALLLVILFLVMLARRLKISYPIILVLGGLLLSFIPGLPVLHVEPELIFLLFLPPLLYEAAWYTSWKEFWKWRRVIGSFAFLIVILTASVIAFISQALIPGFTLALGFLLGAIISPPDAVSATSILKDISVPKRIVSILEGESLLNDASSLIVFRFALTAVVSGGFVFHEAITSFFVVIIMGTLVGLSVAVVFYAIHRWLPTTPSMDTVLTFIAPYMMYITAEKFHFSGVLAVVSGGLFLSHHSHTMLSHLSRIRGANVWATVGFALNGFIFMLIGLQLPVIVQQLGDHISLSEAIIYGLLISLVVIITRLLCVMGASIFTKFISRYITTADSNPGWRGPIIVGWAGMRGVVSLASALSIPLVLSNGEAFPQRNLILFITFTVILVTLVFQGLTLPYLIRWVNVQETDYPLSLAEQDFLIRRKLKREALKFIEEKYPSAGDTNELIKSLKLRLQSDITFLDYFHQPDVEEKWESENILSYREIMTNLFTQERQLLHTINKKAEVDEDVVRKHLTLLDLEEEKLRQQFEND, encoded by the coding sequence ATGCAAAATACCCTCTTCTTTTACCTTGCGCTACTCCTGGTAATTCTGTTTTTGGTAATGCTGGCCCGTCGGCTCAAAATCTCGTACCCGATTATTCTGGTTTTGGGCGGATTGCTATTGAGCTTTATTCCCGGTCTGCCGGTGCTCCACGTAGAGCCTGAACTGATATTCTTGCTTTTTCTACCGCCATTACTGTACGAAGCGGCCTGGTACACTTCCTGGAAAGAATTCTGGAAGTGGCGCCGGGTAATTGGTTCGTTTGCTTTTTTAATTGTCATTCTTACGGCCAGCGTTATTGCTTTTATTTCGCAGGCCCTCATTCCGGGTTTTACTTTGGCTTTAGGTTTCTTATTGGGGGCTATAATTTCTCCACCCGATGCGGTTTCGGCTACGTCTATTTTAAAAGATATATCGGTGCCTAAACGGATTGTTTCTATTCTGGAAGGAGAGAGTTTACTTAATGATGCGTCCAGCTTAATAGTTTTCCGGTTTGCTTTAACCGCAGTGGTATCCGGCGGTTTTGTTTTTCACGAAGCGATTACCAGTTTTTTTGTGGTGATTATAATGGGAACGCTTGTCGGTTTAAGTGTGGCTGTTGTGTTTTACGCTATTCACCGGTGGTTGCCTACTACGCCCAGCATGGATACGGTTCTTACTTTTATAGCGCCCTACATGATGTACATCACCGCCGAAAAATTCCATTTTTCGGGAGTTTTAGCGGTGGTTAGCGGCGGCTTATTTCTGTCGCATCACAGTCACACTATGCTCAGTCACCTGAGCCGGATACGTGGCGCAAACGTGTGGGCTACCGTAGGATTTGCGCTCAACGGCTTTATTTTTATGTTAATTGGGTTACAGTTGCCGGTTATTGTGCAACAGTTAGGAGACCATATTTCCCTGAGTGAAGCCATTATTTATGGTTTGCTTATTTCATTGGTAGTAATAATTACCCGGTTACTATGTGTAATGGGCGCGTCGATTTTTACCAAATTTATTAGCCGCTACATTACGACGGCCGATAGCAACCCTGGTTGGCGAGGACCTATTATTGTGGGTTGGGCCGGTATGCGCGGCGTAGTTTCTTTAGCTTCCGCTTTATCTATTCCATTGGTATTGAGCAACGGCGAAGCTTTCCCGCAGCGAAACCTTATTTTGTTTATCACTTTCACGGTTATCTTGGTTACGTTGGTGTTTCAGGGTTTAACCTTGCCTTACCTAATCCGCTGGGTAAACGTACAAGAAACCGATTATCCCTTATCTTTAGCCGAACAAGATTTTTTAATACGGCGAAAGTTAAAAAGAGAAGCTTTAAAATTTATCGAGGAAAAGTATCCCAGCGCAGGCGATACCAACGAATTAATAAAAAGTTTGAAGTTGCGCTTACAAAGCGATATTACCTTTTTAGATTATTTTCATCAACCCGACGTAGAAGAAAAATGGGAGAGTGAAAACATTTTGAGTTACCGGGAAATTATGACGAATTTGTTTACTCAAGAACGGCAACTATTACATACCATCAATAAGAAAGCCGAAGTAGACGAAGATGTTGTGCGCAAACACCTGACTCTGCTAGACTTGGAAGAAGAAAAGCTGCGGCAGCAGTTTGAGAATGATTAA
- the fabF gene encoding beta-ketoacyl-ACP synthase II, whose product MKRVVITGLGAITPLGNTVAEFWQNIVAGKSGAAPLTKFDASKFKTRFGCEVKAFRAEDYLDKKELKKYDLFTQYAIAACDQAILDAGLDFKQISETERYEVGVIWGSGNGGIGTFEEQLREYHAGDGTPRFNPYFIPKMIVDIAAGVISIRHKLYGPNYCTVSACASSNTAIINAFDTIRLGKATIMVAGGSEAAITEGAVGGFSAAQALSKRNEEPEKASRPFDQDRDGFIMGEGAGALILEEREHAVKRGARIYAELIGGGMAGDAYHLTGTSPEGLGAALGMKSALADAQIGPEQIDYVNAHATSTGMGDLSELKAIKSIFQDLPVAISATKSMTGHLLGAAGAVESIISVLAVYNNIIPPTINVENVDPEVPAGLNLILGEAVAQPVNYVMNNTFGFGGHTATAIFKKYTD is encoded by the coding sequence ATGAAAAGAGTAGTTATAACGGGTTTAGGAGCCATTACCCCTCTAGGAAATACCGTGGCTGAATTCTGGCAGAATATTGTGGCCGGTAAAAGCGGAGCCGCCCCGCTTACCAAATTTGATGCAAGTAAATTTAAAACCAGGTTTGGCTGCGAGGTAAAGGCGTTTCGGGCGGAAGATTACCTAGACAAGAAAGAACTGAAAAAATACGATTTATTTACCCAATATGCCATTGCAGCCTGTGACCAGGCTATCCTGGATGCCGGCTTGGATTTCAAACAAATATCGGAAACGGAACGGTACGAAGTAGGAGTAATCTGGGGCTCCGGCAACGGCGGCATTGGTACTTTTGAAGAGCAGTTACGGGAGTATCATGCCGGCGACGGAACCCCGCGATTTAACCCGTATTTCATCCCGAAAATGATTGTGGATATTGCCGCCGGGGTTATTTCTATCCGGCATAAACTGTACGGGCCAAACTATTGCACCGTTTCGGCCTGCGCTTCTTCCAATACCGCTATTATTAATGCTTTTGACACTATTCGGTTAGGCAAAGCTACTATAATGGTAGCCGGAGGTTCGGAGGCGGCTATTACCGAAGGGGCAGTAGGTGGTTTTAGCGCCGCCCAGGCTTTATCTAAACGCAATGAAGAACCTGAGAAAGCTTCGCGGCCGTTCGACCAGGACCGGGATGGATTTATAATGGGAGAAGGCGCCGGCGCATTAATATTAGAAGAACGGGAGCACGCCGTAAAACGCGGGGCCCGGATTTATGCCGAATTAATTGGCGGTGGTATGGCCGGGGATGCTTATCATTTAACCGGAACTTCGCCGGAAGGTTTAGGAGCCGCTCTAGGCATGAAAAGCGCCTTAGCGGATGCGCAAATTGGTCCGGAGCAGATTGATTACGTAAATGCGCACGCTACTTCTACCGGAATGGGCGATTTAAGTGAATTGAAGGCTATAAAAAGTATATTCCAGGATTTGCCGGTAGCCATAAGCGCCACTAAATCCATGACCGGCCATCTATTAGGCGCTGCCGGGGCCGTAGAAAGTATTATTAGCGTATTGGCCGTCTATAACAATATTATTCCGCCTACTATTAACGTAGAAAACGTAGACCCGGAAGTGCCCGCAGGGTTAAACCTTATTCTGGGAGAAGCAGTTGCGCAGCCGGTAAACTACGTCATGAACAATACTTTCGGATTTGGGGGCCATACTGCTACGGCTATTTTTAAAAAATATACGGATTAA
- a CDS encoding DUF2798 domain-containing protein, producing the protein MKQKIAFALLMGIVTTGIISFTLIGINIGFGEKFLAIWLRSWLMGYAVVIPAILFIGPKVQLFVQYLFKENSWEKSD; encoded by the coding sequence ATGAAACAAAAAATTGCTTTTGCCCTCCTCATGGGTATTGTTACTACCGGTATTATTTCTTTTACTCTCATCGGAATAAATATTGGTTTCGGGGAGAAGTTTTTGGCAATCTGGCTGCGGTCCTGGCTGATGGGCTACGCGGTAGTTATTCCGGCTATTTTGTTTATTGGTCCTAAAGTGCAGTTATTTGTGCAATATTTATTTAAAGAAAACTCTTGGGAGAAGAGTGATTAA
- a CDS encoding SDR family oxidoreductase yields MKTTGNTILITGGSAGIGLELAKLLTQNNNQVIITGRNKERLQRATIQLPNVTAIVSDVSKEADVTNLVNTLYSDFPDLNIVINNAGHALLYDITDPTVNAFEKAAEEMHTNYLSVIRLNEKLLPILKNQPEAAIVNVSSIVAFVPGALVGYSASKAALHSYSQALRLALAETSAIKVFELMPPLVDTEFSQPIGGHNGIPPLAVAEAFVKALEKNEYEIRVGNTEQIYQLFRSSPEAALQVLFQSRKQAQPQNS; encoded by the coding sequence ATGAAAACAACTGGAAACACAATACTAATTACCGGCGGGAGTGCTGGTATTGGTTTAGAATTAGCCAAATTATTAACCCAAAATAACAACCAGGTAATTATCACCGGCCGGAATAAGGAGCGTTTACAACGAGCAACTATTCAGCTACCAAATGTAACGGCAATAGTGTCGGATGTGAGCAAAGAAGCGGACGTTACTAATCTGGTAAACACGCTTTACTCGGATTTCCCGGACCTGAATATAGTAATCAATAACGCTGGGCACGCTTTGTTGTATGATATTACCGACCCCACGGTCAATGCCTTCGAAAAAGCAGCCGAGGAAATGCATACTAATTATTTATCGGTTATCCGGTTAAACGAAAAACTGCTTCCCATTTTAAAAAATCAGCCGGAAGCGGCTATTGTAAATGTATCGTCGATTGTGGCTTTTGTACCGGGCGCTTTGGTGGGTTACTCCGCGAGTAAAGCGGCTTTGCACTCGTACTCGCAAGCTTTACGTTTAGCCTTGGCAGAGACATCCGCCATTAAGGTTTTTGAACTCATGCCACCCTTGGTAGATACCGAATTTTCGCAGCCTATTGGTGGCCATAATGGTATTCCGCCCCTGGCCGTAGCCGAAGCTTTCGTAAAAGCGCTGGAGAAAAATGAATACGAAATACGGGTAGGTAATACCGAGCAAATTTACCAATTATTCCGCTCTTCGCCGGAAGCGGCGCTGCAAGTCCTATTTCAATCGCGGAAACAAGCTCAGCCGCAAAACAGCTAA
- a CDS encoding TetR/AcrR family transcriptional regulator, giving the protein MSKAERTRQFIIEKTAPIFNTKGYAGTSIADITDATGLTKGSIYGNFENKDEVAVAAFEFNLAQVQRIIHSEIEKQTSAKDKLLVYVRVYDNFLKFPFPVGGCPILNTAIEADDTHPILKNKAADAITDWKSKISQLINGGIQNKEFRTDVNPDQTALTLIAMIEGAIMITKLTGKTNFRKAILQSVEKLIEELT; this is encoded by the coding sequence GTGAGTAAGGCAGAAAGAACCCGGCAATTTATAATAGAGAAAACAGCTCCTATTTTTAATACCAAAGGGTATGCGGGTACTTCTATCGCCGATATTACCGATGCTACTGGCTTAACGAAAGGCAGTATTTACGGCAACTTCGAGAATAAAGACGAAGTAGCCGTAGCCGCCTTTGAATTTAATTTGGCCCAGGTACAACGAATTATTCATTCCGAAATAGAAAAGCAAACGTCGGCAAAGGATAAATTATTGGTTTACGTACGGGTATACGATAATTTTTTAAAATTTCCTTTTCCGGTGGGAGGATGCCCTATTTTAAACACCGCCATTGAAGCCGATGACACGCATCCAATTTTAAAAAATAAAGCGGCCGATGCCATTACTGACTGGAAAAGCAAAATTTCACAACTGATAAATGGGGGAATTCAAAATAAAGAATTTCGCACCGATGTAAACCCTGACCAAACCGCCCTAACTCTTATTGCCATGATTGAAGGTGCTATTATGATCACCAAACTTACCGGAAAAACCAATTTTCGGAAGGCTATTTTACAATCCGTCGAAAAACTAATTGAAGAATTAACTTAA
- a CDS encoding DNA alkylation repair protein: MSNLLKDIYSPSFYNALATGLNKIIPGFERQIFISLILTENFQEKELKERMRHTTQALRAFMPDNFAEAAHLLPAIITQLKDDGFSEGRLEFLFLPDYIATYGLADYENSIKALEHVTQYITGEFAIRPFLLHYYEPTLAQMLSWSRHEKYQVRRLASEGSRPRLPWAMAVPALKKDPSPVLPILENLKNDSSEIVRPSVANNLNDIAKDHPSIVLQIAAQWKETSKEIDALIKHGCRTLLKQGHPEILNHYGLSAKNVTLANFKINTPEVFMGNNLEFSFKIKNEQSMNQIIRVEYAIYYLRQNNTYAKKVFKISERLFLPQEEITITRRQSFKRITTRTFYPGQHRLGLILNGEEKEVKPFDLVVK, from the coding sequence ATGAGCAACCTGCTTAAAGATATTTACTCGCCCAGCTTTTATAATGCTTTAGCTACCGGTTTAAATAAAATAATTCCCGGCTTCGAAAGGCAAATATTTATTTCTCTGATCCTGACGGAAAATTTCCAGGAAAAGGAATTGAAAGAGCGGATGCGGCATACTACTCAAGCTTTGCGGGCCTTTATGCCGGATAATTTTGCCGAGGCGGCTCACCTGCTGCCCGCTATAATTACGCAATTAAAAGACGATGGCTTTAGCGAAGGCCGATTGGAGTTTCTGTTCTTGCCGGATTACATTGCAACCTACGGCTTAGCCGATTACGAAAATTCAATAAAAGCGCTGGAACACGTAACCCAATACATTACCGGCGAATTTGCTATCAGGCCTTTTCTATTGCATTACTACGAACCGACCCTGGCTCAGATGTTAAGCTGGTCGCGCCACGAAAAATACCAGGTGCGCCGTTTAGCCAGCGAAGGCTCGCGCCCCCGGCTACCCTGGGCGATGGCGGTGCCGGCTTTAAAGAAAGATCCTTCTCCGGTGTTGCCCATTCTGGAAAATTTAAAAAATGATTCTTCGGAAATTGTACGGCCGAGTGTGGCCAATAACCTGAACGATATTGCTAAAGACCACCCTTCCATTGTGCTGCAAATTGCCGCCCAATGGAAGGAGACCAGCAAAGAAATTGATGCCTTAATAAAACATGGCTGCCGCACTCTGCTCAAACAAGGCCACCCGGAAATACTGAACCATTATGGTCTGTCGGCTAAAAACGTTACGCTGGCCAACTTTAAAATAAATACCCCGGAGGTTTTCATGGGAAATAACCTGGAATTTAGTTTTAAAATTAAAAATGAGCAATCGATGAATCAGATAATCCGGGTAGAATACGCCATTTACTACCTGCGACAAAATAATACCTACGCCAAAAAAGTCTTTAAAATAAGTGAGCGCCTATTTCTCCCCCAGGAAGAAATTACCATAACCCGCCGGCAAAGTTTTAAACGGATCACCACCCGCACGTTTTACCCGGGGCAACACCGCTTAGGTTTAATTTTAAATGGCGAAGAAAAAGAAGTTAAACCTTTCGATTTGGTGGTCAAATAA
- a CDS encoding aldehyde dehydrogenase family protein codes for MAKIISPQVDFAELIRQVKQVTPEIYDQQGNYLNLMEGRWQEPGTPREFVTPIDGSVLGNLPFLDKATALRAVHGAHREAADWCRVDLDERKQRVQDCLDQLRDNVELIGKLLMWEIGKTYKLGFTDIDRCIDGVQWYVDNIEEMLGRREPLGVVSNIASWNYPMSVLMHAVLVQVLCGNAAIAKTPTDGGFISLSVTFAIARRCGLPVTLVSGSGGELSDVLVKDQAIECLSFVGGRYNGRNIADALASVHKRYMLEMEGVNTYGIWNFSDWNNLGDQLKKGYDYGKQRCTAYVRFVVERRLFPQFLETYWTAIRSLKIGNPTLVDNPTDKLPDLHFGPVINSRQAEDLDRLYTNALKTGATPFYEGKLDDSLFLPDQDRSAYRAPRALVNLPRQSELYFKEPFGPIDSVVLVDRVEELVGEMNISNGALVAAVASDDTKWAQRTAKEVRAFKVGINKLRSRGDREEVFGGLGESWKGAFVGGKLLVEAVTQGAPSELVLGNYQDATLLPEKI; via the coding sequence ATGGCAAAAATTATTTCTCCGCAAGTTGACTTTGCTGAACTGATCCGGCAGGTAAAGCAGGTAACTCCCGAAATTTACGATCAGCAGGGTAATTACCTGAATCTTATGGAAGGTCGCTGGCAGGAACCGGGTACTCCCCGGGAATTTGTAACGCCCATCGACGGCTCTGTATTGGGTAATCTGCCTTTTCTGGACAAAGCTACGGCGCTACGGGCCGTACACGGCGCTCACCGCGAAGCCGCCGATTGGTGCCGGGTAGACCTGGACGAGCGCAAACAGCGCGTCCAGGATTGCCTCGACCAGCTCCGCGATAACGTAGAACTGATTGGTAAATTGCTCATGTGGGAAATTGGTAAAACCTACAAACTAGGCTTTACCGACATCGACCGCTGCATCGACGGCGTGCAATGGTACGTCGATAATATCGAGGAAATGCTGGGCCGCCGGGAGCCCTTGGGCGTGGTTTCCAACATTGCCTCCTGGAACTATCCCATGTCGGTGCTGATGCACGCGGTATTGGTGCAGGTACTTTGCGGCAACGCGGCTATTGCTAAAACCCCAACCGACGGTGGCTTTATCTCGTTGAGCGTAACGTTTGCGATTGCCCGTCGCTGTGGTTTGCCCGTGACCCTGGTTAGCGGTTCGGGGGGTGAGTTAAGCGATGTATTGGTGAAAGACCAGGCTATCGAATGTCTTTCCTTCGTGGGTGGCCGCTACAACGGCCGCAATATTGCCGACGCCTTAGCTTCGGTGCACAAGCGTTACATGTTGGAAATGGAAGGTGTGAATACCTACGGCATCTGGAATTTTTCCGATTGGAATAACCTGGGCGACCAATTAAAAAAAGGCTACGATTACGGCAAACAACGCTGCACTGCCTACGTGCGTTTTGTGGTGGAACGCCGTTTATTTCCGCAATTTTTAGAAACTTACTGGACTGCTATCCGCAGCCTGAAAATAGGAAATCCTACCTTGGTTGACAACCCCACCGATAAACTGCCCGATTTGCATTTTGGACCGGTAATCAACAGCCGGCAGGCCGAAGATTTGGATCGTTTGTATACCAATGCGCTTAAAACCGGTGCTACGCCTTTCTACGAAGGTAAATTAGATGATTCGTTATTTTTACCAGATCAGGATCGTTCGGCGTACCGCGCCCCGCGCGCTCTGGTGAATTTACCGCGCCAAAGTGAGTTATACTTTAAAGAACCTTTCGGGCCGATTGATTCGGTAGTACTCGTGGATCGGGTAGAAGAACTGGTAGGGGAGATGAATATTTCCAACGGCGCCTTAGTAGCTGCCGTCGCCTCCGATGATACCAAATGGGCGCAACGCACCGCGAAAGAAGTACGGGCCTTTAAAGTAGGCATTAACAAGCTCCGTTCCCGTGGCGACCGCGAAGAAGTTTTCGGCGGCTTAGGCGAATCGTGGAAAGGTGCTTTTGTGGGTGGTAAATTGCTGGTAGAAGCTGTAACCCAAGGTGCCCCTTCGGAACTGGTGCTCGGTAATTACCAGGATGCTACTTTACTGCCGGAGAAAATTTAA
- a CDS encoding RNA polymerase sigma factor, whose amino-acid sequence MNQSDKKEFIQLIQAHQRLINSLCAIYYTAPEDRKDCRQDIVLQLWRAYPNFRHESKVSTWIYQVALHTILNQNKKEKRRVATEPYSEVNLNIGVVPIFADDAVQQLQQAINLLADVDKALVILYLEGYSHREIADILHLTETNVSTRFGRVKAQLQKIFKIKHYEPR is encoded by the coding sequence ATGAATCAGTCCGATAAGAAGGAGTTTATCCAGTTAATTCAAGCGCACCAAAGGCTCATCAACAGCCTGTGTGCTATCTATTATACCGCTCCCGAAGATCGAAAAGACTGCCGGCAAGATATTGTGCTGCAGCTCTGGCGGGCTTACCCCAACTTCCGCCACGAATCTAAAGTAAGCACCTGGATCTATCAGGTGGCTTTGCATACCATCCTGAACCAAAACAAGAAAGAAAAAAGACGGGTAGCTACCGAGCCTTACTCGGAGGTTAATTTAAATATTGGGGTCGTACCCATTTTTGCCGACGATGCCGTGCAGCAACTGCAACAAGCCATTAATCTGCTGGCCGACGTGGATAAGGCCCTCGTGATTCTTTATCTGGAAGGATATAGCCACCGCGAAATTGCGGACATTTTACACCTAACCGAGACCAATGTGAGCACCCGCTTTGGCCGGGTGAAAGCGCAATTGCAAAAAATATTTAAAATTAAGCATTATGAACCTCGATAA
- the lgt gene encoding prolipoprotein diacylglyceryl transferase: MAYIHWVPDGILVDFGFYALRWYSVLFASGFLFSYILLRKKFRAEGVAGVMLEKLTIYVVIATVIGARLGHCLFYDFAYYSQHPLEIFLPVRFQPELAFTGFQGLASHGGVMAILIAVSLYSYRYQVALFWILDKLALVSPLAGCLIRVGNLFNSEIIGRPTSVPWAFVFERVDLIPRHPGQLYEAISYLLIFILLHTLEPKLNRKPGFIFGLFLVLLFLARFLLEFFKADQSVFEAGMLLNMGQLLSIPFILLGFILLVLKNQKQSIIVKEPPAA; the protein is encoded by the coding sequence ATGGCCTATATCCATTGGGTTCCGGACGGAATCCTTGTTGACTTTGGTTTTTATGCCCTCCGGTGGTATTCTGTGCTTTTTGCCTCGGGCTTTCTGTTCAGCTATATTTTACTGCGTAAGAAGTTCCGGGCGGAAGGCGTAGCCGGGGTAATGTTGGAAAAGCTGACCATCTACGTGGTAATAGCAACGGTTATCGGCGCCCGATTGGGGCATTGCTTGTTTTACGATTTTGCGTATTACTCCCAGCACCCCCTGGAAATTTTTCTACCAGTCCGCTTCCAACCAGAGTTAGCGTTTACCGGTTTTCAAGGATTAGCCAGTCATGGGGGAGTGATGGCCATATTAATCGCCGTTAGCTTATATTCCTACCGGTATCAGGTAGCGCTGTTTTGGATACTGGATAAGCTGGCGTTGGTTAGTCCGCTGGCGGGCTGTCTCATTCGGGTAGGCAATCTGTTTAATTCAGAAATCATTGGCCGGCCTACGTCGGTGCCCTGGGCTTTTGTTTTTGAACGGGTGGACCTCATTCCCCGGCATCCGGGGCAGCTCTACGAAGCTATTAGTTATCTGCTGATTTTTATTTTGCTCCATACCCTGGAACCAAAGCTGAACAGAAAGCCCGGTTTTATCTTTGGGTTATTTCTGGTCTTACTGTTCCTTGCCCGGTTCCTGCTGGAATTCTTTAAAGCCGATCAATCGGTTTTTGAAGCGGGCATGTTGCTGAATATGGGGCAACTGCTCAGTATTCCTTTTATTCTGCTGGGGTTTATCCTGCTGGTGTTAAAGAATCAGAAGCAATCGATTATAGTTAAAGAACCGCCGGCCGCGTAG